A single Kribbella aluminosa DNA region contains:
- a CDS encoding HpcH/HpaI aldolase/citrate lyase family protein produces the protein MLTALYVPANRPDRFAKAVAAGPDLVVFDLEDAVPVAGKADARGWAVAWIAANAQRSVEIRVNALHSPWIADDLAATSAVPSVRLRVPKVESAADVYAVLEKVPSARITALIESPLGVERAFEIAAADPRVVAVALGEADLSSALGVDGPEGLTWARGRLVLASRAAGLGAPMMSVYPNVHDLDGLRRTSAEGRALGFVGRTAIHPRQLSTIVEAFTPTPDQVAAAVELLEAVEKADVASGGVLVLPDGRMVDPAMIGRAREVVALIREIESR, from the coding sequence GTGCTGACCGCACTGTACGTCCCGGCCAACCGGCCGGACCGGTTCGCGAAGGCTGTTGCCGCTGGACCCGATCTGGTGGTGTTCGACCTGGAGGACGCCGTACCCGTTGCCGGCAAGGCGGATGCGCGCGGGTGGGCGGTGGCCTGGATCGCGGCGAACGCGCAACGATCGGTGGAGATCCGGGTGAACGCGTTGCACTCGCCGTGGATCGCGGACGACCTGGCCGCGACCTCCGCCGTACCGTCGGTGCGGTTGCGGGTGCCGAAGGTGGAGAGCGCCGCGGACGTGTACGCCGTACTGGAAAAGGTGCCGTCGGCAAGGATCACGGCGCTGATCGAGTCCCCGCTGGGTGTCGAGCGGGCGTTCGAGATCGCCGCCGCCGATCCGCGCGTGGTGGCGGTCGCACTCGGCGAGGCGGACCTGTCCAGCGCGCTGGGAGTGGACGGGCCGGAAGGTCTCACCTGGGCGCGCGGCCGGTTGGTGTTGGCGTCGCGCGCGGCCGGCCTGGGCGCACCGATGATGTCGGTCTATCCGAACGTGCATGACCTGGACGGCCTCCGTCGTACGTCCGCGGAAGGCCGGGCGCTGGGCTTCGTCGGGCGTACGGCGATCCATCCCCGGCAGCTGTCGACGATCGTCGAGGCGTTCACCCCGACACCGGACCAGGTCGCCGCGGCGGTCGAACTTCTGGAAGCGGTCGAGAAGGCCGATGTCGCGAGCGGCGGCGTCCTCGTGCTGCCCGACGGCCGGATGGTCGACCCCGCGATGATCGGACGCGCCCGCGAGGTCGTCGCCCTGATCCGGGAGATCGAGTCCCGCTGA
- a CDS encoding phytoene desaturase family protein, with amino-acid sequence MLPRSVDAVVIGSGPNGLVSAITLADAGWDVLVLEAAATYGGAVQSTEDGGWISDRFSSNYPLGVASPVIRALELEKFGLKWAHAPLPLVHLLDEDGAAAAIHPDPEDTAKSLGAEHPGDGDAWLRLYQQYVALREPLLNALLTTWPPVGPGLKLARKLGSAGELLRFARFMAMPMHRMGQELFAGRHGPAIIAGNALHADAPLSGSVSGTMGWLLAMLAQDVGYPVATGGSSAFSGALVRRAERAGALLVSGMPVTGVDVAGGRATAVRTSSGETVTVGRAVIADTSAPMLYGELLPEALVPGGLRRDLDERFEWDYPTVKLNFRLSGPIPWKSVEARSAGVVHLGGTADDLVHLSADLDTGRVPSQPFLLIGQTTKSDASRSPAGTEAVWAYAHLPRGIADDASAEKLAGRMERAIERFAPGFGDLVIARDLQRPSALESGNAALGFGALGGGTMQLHQQLVFRPTIGLGSARTFVDGLYLGSSAIHPGGGVHGACGHLAARTALRDASVLGPLTRRLPAAALRRLQR; translated from the coding sequence ATGCTGCCGCGCAGTGTTGACGCCGTGGTGATCGGTTCGGGGCCGAACGGGCTGGTGAGCGCGATCACGCTTGCCGACGCGGGCTGGGACGTACTGGTCCTGGAGGCCGCCGCCACGTACGGCGGCGCCGTGCAGTCGACCGAGGACGGCGGCTGGATCAGCGATCGTTTCAGTTCGAACTACCCGCTCGGAGTGGCGTCGCCGGTGATCCGCGCGCTCGAGCTGGAGAAGTTCGGGCTCAAGTGGGCGCATGCGCCGCTGCCGTTGGTGCACCTGCTCGACGAGGACGGTGCCGCCGCGGCGATCCACCCCGACCCCGAGGACACGGCGAAGTCGCTCGGCGCGGAGCACCCCGGCGACGGCGATGCCTGGCTGCGGCTGTACCAGCAGTACGTCGCGCTCCGCGAGCCGCTGCTGAACGCGTTGCTCACCACCTGGCCGCCGGTCGGTCCGGGGCTGAAGCTGGCCCGGAAGCTCGGGTCGGCGGGGGAGCTGCTGCGGTTCGCGCGGTTCATGGCGATGCCGATGCACCGGATGGGGCAGGAGTTGTTCGCCGGCCGGCACGGTCCGGCGATCATCGCCGGGAACGCCCTGCACGCGGACGCGCCGTTGTCGGGCAGCGTCAGCGGCACGATGGGCTGGCTGCTCGCGATGCTGGCGCAGGACGTCGGGTACCCGGTCGCGACCGGCGGCTCGTCCGCCTTCTCGGGCGCGCTGGTACGACGGGCCGAGCGGGCCGGGGCTTTGCTGGTATCGGGCATGCCGGTCACCGGGGTGGACGTCGCCGGCGGCCGCGCCACCGCGGTCCGGACCTCGTCGGGGGAGACCGTCACCGTCGGGCGGGCCGTGATCGCGGACACCTCGGCACCGATGCTGTACGGCGAGTTGTTGCCGGAGGCACTCGTTCCGGGCGGGCTGCGGCGGGACCTGGACGAGCGGTTCGAGTGGGACTACCCGACCGTCAAGCTGAACTTCCGGCTGAGCGGGCCGATCCCGTGGAAGTCGGTCGAGGCACGCTCGGCGGGCGTCGTCCACCTCGGCGGTACGGCGGACGACCTGGTGCACCTGTCCGCGGACCTGGACACCGGGCGGGTGCCGTCGCAGCCGTTCCTGCTGATCGGGCAGACGACCAAGTCCGATGCGTCACGCTCGCCTGCGGGGACCGAGGCGGTCTGGGCGTACGCGCACCTGCCGCGTGGGATCGCGGACGACGCGTCGGCGGAGAAGCTGGCCGGCCGGATGGAGCGCGCGATCGAGCGGTTCGCGCCGGGCTTCGGCGATCTGGTCATCGCCCGCGACCTGCAGCGCCCGTCCGCGCTGGAGTCCGGGAACGCGGCGCTCGGGTTCGGCGCGCTCGGCGGCGGCACGATGCAGCTGCACCAGCAGTTGGTGTTCCGGCCGACGATCGGCCTCGGCAGCGCCCGTACCTTCGTCGACGGCCTGTACCTCGGCAGCTCGGCGATCCACCCCGGCGGCGGCGTCCACGGCGCCTGCGGCCACCTCGCCGCCCGTACCGCCCTCCGCGACGCGTCCGTCCTGGGCCCGCTCACCCGCCGTCTACCCGCCGCCGCATTGCGCCGCCTGCAACGCTGA
- a CDS encoding TIGR03668 family PPOX class F420-dependent oxidoreductase: MRLDEAACRARVAAARVGRLATVGADLRPHLVPVTYAVHGDALFIAVDQKPKSTTALQRLQNIAAHEQVAVLVDEYDEDWTHLWWVRVDGAAQVVPSDAAAVGLLVAKYPQYETDPPQGPVIVIQAAAWSGWSFK, encoded by the coding sequence GTGCGGTTGGATGAGGCGGCGTGCAGGGCCCGGGTGGCGGCCGCCCGGGTCGGGCGGTTGGCGACCGTCGGCGCGGACCTGCGACCGCACCTGGTGCCGGTGACGTACGCCGTCCACGGTGACGCGCTGTTCATCGCCGTCGACCAGAAGCCGAAGTCGACGACCGCACTCCAGCGGCTACAGAACATCGCCGCGCACGAGCAGGTCGCCGTACTGGTGGACGAGTACGACGAGGACTGGACACATCTTTGGTGGGTCCGCGTGGACGGGGCGGCGCAGGTGGTGCCGTCGGACGCGGCGGCGGTCGGGCTGCTGGTGGCGAAGTACCCGCAGTACGAGACCGACCCGCCGCAGGGTCCGGTGATCGTGATCCAGGCGGCCGCCTGGTCCGGCTGGTCGTTCAAGTGA
- a CDS encoding IS110 family transposase: protein MKLFVGDDWAEAHHDVEVMDPAGRVLAKARLPEGMVGMARLHALLAEQFAAVDPDADLDEVEVVVGIETDRGPWVAALVAAGYQVFAVNPLQAKAYRKRHAVSGAKSDAGDAHVLADMVRTDSHQLRTVAGDSAGAEAIKVVTRMHKTLIWERTRTTQRLRHALREYFPAALEAFADLDAPDTLELLAKAPDPASAARLTTAQITAALKHARRRKIDGIDGRAARIRAALRAEHLGQPAVVTAAYAASTRALVAVLVVLDEQVTTLQGQVEAHFGRHPAAEIIVSQPGLGPILGARVLAEFGDDPERYASAKARKNYAATSPITISSGKKKVALARYVHNDRLIDALMTQAFSALNTSPGARAYYDKQRARGAEHNPALRQLANRLVGILHGCLKTSTPYNETTAWSQQAELLAA from the coding sequence GTGAAGTTGTTCGTGGGTGATGACTGGGCCGAGGCGCATCACGATGTGGAGGTGATGGACCCGGCCGGGCGGGTGCTGGCCAAGGCGCGGCTGCCCGAGGGGATGGTGGGGATGGCCCGGCTGCACGCGCTGCTGGCCGAGCAGTTCGCCGCTGTTGATCCCGATGCCGATCTGGACGAGGTCGAGGTGGTGGTCGGGATCGAGACCGATCGGGGGCCGTGGGTGGCCGCGTTGGTGGCCGCGGGCTACCAGGTGTTCGCGGTGAACCCGTTGCAGGCGAAGGCGTACCGCAAACGGCATGCGGTGTCGGGCGCCAAGAGCGACGCGGGCGACGCGCACGTGCTGGCCGACATGGTCCGCACCGATTCCCACCAGCTGCGCACGGTGGCCGGTGACAGCGCCGGGGCCGAGGCGATCAAGGTCGTCACCCGGATGCACAAGACACTGATCTGGGAACGGACCCGCACCACGCAGCGGCTGCGGCACGCGCTGCGCGAGTACTTCCCCGCCGCGCTGGAAGCCTTCGCCGACCTCGACGCGCCCGACACCCTCGAACTACTGGCCAAGGCCCCCGACCCGGCGTCTGCGGCCCGGCTGACCACCGCGCAGATCACCGCGGCGCTCAAACACGCCCGGCGCCGCAAGATCGACGGCATCGACGGCAGGGCCGCGCGGATCCGGGCCGCGCTGCGCGCCGAGCACCTCGGCCAGCCTGCCGTGGTGACTGCCGCCTACGCCGCCTCGACCCGCGCGCTGGTCGCGGTCCTGGTCGTCCTCGATGAGCAGGTCACGACGCTGCAGGGCCAGGTGGAGGCACATTTTGGCCGGCACCCGGCCGCTGAGATCATCGTGTCCCAGCCCGGGCTGGGACCGATCCTCGGCGCCCGGGTGCTCGCAGAGTTCGGCGACGACCCCGAACGGTACGCCTCGGCCAAAGCCCGCAAGAACTACGCCGCGACCAGCCCGATCACCATCTCCTCGGGCAAGAAGAAGGTCGCCCTGGCCCGCTACGTGCACAACGACCGGCTCATCGACGCCCTCATGACCCAGGCCTTCTCCGCGCTCAACACCTCGCCCGGAGCCCGCGCCTACTACGACAAACAACGAGCCCGCGGAGCCGAACACAACCCCGCCCTGCGCCAACTCGCCAACCGGCTCGTCGGCATCCTCCACGGCTGCCTCAAAACCAGCACCCCCTACAACGAAACAACCGCCTGGTCACAACAGGCCGAATTGCTCGCAGCTTGA
- a CDS encoding RNA polymerase sigma factor, with protein MNVEGLLRELAPQVLGFLARRHGQFDLCEDAVQEALLAAATQWPVDGVPGNPRGWLITVATRRLTDAFRSESARRRREDNLAAMAGPEELVAPGADVDETPDTDDTLTLLFLCCHPAVTPASQVALTLRAVGGLTTAEIARAFMVPEATMAPRISRAKKSIKAAGSRFELPPVAEQAERLRVVLQVLYLIFNEGYTASSGEELQRVELTAEAIRLARMLRSALPDDGEVAGLLALMLLTDSRRAARTTADGGLVPIDEQDRSLWDRAQITEGADLTLHTLQQGAVGPYQLQAAIAAVHAEAPSADATDWQQIHALYLVLEKFAPNPMVTLNRAIALAQVDGPQAGLDLLTTIEDDKNITETHRLDAVRAHLYERLGEPLKAHEHYLAAARRTTSLPEQRYLEAKADAIGVPKNG; from the coding sequence GTGAACGTGGAGGGGCTGTTGCGGGAGCTCGCGCCGCAGGTGCTGGGGTTCCTGGCGCGGCGGCACGGGCAGTTCGACCTGTGCGAGGACGCCGTACAGGAGGCGCTGCTGGCGGCGGCGACGCAGTGGCCGGTGGACGGCGTACCGGGGAATCCGCGGGGCTGGTTGATCACGGTCGCGACCCGGCGGCTGACGGATGCGTTCCGTAGCGAGAGCGCGCGGCGGCGGCGTGAGGACAACCTGGCGGCGATGGCCGGGCCGGAGGAGCTGGTTGCCCCGGGCGCGGATGTGGACGAGACGCCGGACACCGACGACACGTTGACGCTGCTGTTCCTGTGCTGTCATCCGGCGGTCACGCCCGCGTCCCAGGTGGCGTTGACGCTGCGGGCGGTCGGCGGTCTGACGACGGCGGAGATCGCCCGGGCGTTCATGGTGCCGGAGGCAACGATGGCGCCGCGGATCAGCCGGGCGAAGAAGAGCATCAAGGCGGCCGGCAGCCGGTTCGAGCTGCCGCCGGTGGCGGAGCAGGCCGAGCGGCTGCGCGTCGTGTTGCAGGTGCTGTACCTGATCTTCAACGAGGGCTACACGGCCAGCTCGGGGGAGGAGTTGCAGCGTGTCGAGCTGACCGCGGAGGCGATCCGGCTGGCGCGGATGCTGCGCTCGGCGCTGCCGGACGACGGCGAGGTTGCGGGCCTGCTGGCGTTGATGCTGCTCACCGACTCCCGCCGCGCGGCGCGGACGACGGCCGACGGAGGTCTGGTCCCGATCGACGAGCAGGACCGTTCGCTGTGGGACCGCGCGCAGATCACCGAAGGCGCCGACCTGACCCTGCACACACTGCAGCAGGGCGCCGTCGGGCCGTACCAGCTGCAAGCCGCGATCGCCGCCGTCCACGCCGAGGCGCCGAGCGCGGACGCGACCGACTGGCAGCAGATCCACGCGCTGTACCTGGTGCTGGAGAAGTTCGCGCCGAACCCGATGGTCACGCTGAACCGCGCGATCGCGCTGGCCCAGGTGGACGGTCCACAGGCGGGCCTCGACCTGCTCACGACGATCGAGGACGACAAGAACATCACCGAGACCCACCGCCTGGACGCTGTCCGCGCCCACCTGTACGAGCGCCTGGGCGAACCTCTCAAAGCCCACGAGCACTACCTGGCCGCGGCCCGCCGCACCACCAGCCTCCCCGAACAGCGCTACCTCGAGGCGAAGGCCGACGCGATCGGCGTACCGAAGAACGGGTAG
- a CDS encoding Gfo/Idh/MocA family protein, producing the protein MRVAVVGAGGWGEHHARIFSRREDTELVAVVGRTPARTAARAERYGTTPYTDLDLMLERERPDLITVCLPNEDHYDVTLKLVHTGIPLLVEKPLVFDLDEADTLLNDARGNFFAINFNHRYAEPVQRAKALIDAGELGDLIFATWRFGGEPNRGGSPHANLIETQCHGFDMLEHLVGPISAVSAHLTDKTYGAFSTVALALDFANRAVGTMLGSYDSSYAYPDTQHLEINGTEGRLVIHDTVRSLSFSKPGDPVERRWHSTYFDDESRNFAGTFDRHVDALLTALRAGAEPPIHARAGRRALHLAHAAIKSHETGRRVACVPNDGQYSANRPSAGGC; encoded by the coding sequence ATGAGGGTCGCGGTGGTCGGCGCCGGCGGCTGGGGCGAGCACCACGCGCGGATCTTCTCCCGTCGCGAGGACACCGAACTGGTCGCCGTCGTCGGTCGCACACCGGCCCGGACAGCAGCGAGGGCCGAGCGGTACGGCACCACGCCGTACACCGATCTCGACCTGATGCTGGAGCGCGAGCGCCCCGACCTGATCACGGTGTGCCTGCCGAACGAGGACCACTACGACGTCACGCTGAAGCTCGTCCACACGGGCATCCCGCTTCTCGTCGAGAAACCCCTCGTCTTCGACCTCGACGAGGCCGACACCCTCCTCAACGATGCTCGAGGCAACTTCTTCGCGATCAACTTCAACCACCGGTACGCCGAACCCGTGCAACGCGCCAAGGCCCTGATCGACGCCGGCGAACTCGGCGACCTGATCTTCGCGACCTGGCGCTTCGGCGGCGAACCGAACCGCGGCGGCTCACCGCACGCGAACCTGATCGAGACCCAGTGCCACGGCTTCGACATGCTCGAGCACCTGGTCGGCCCGATCTCCGCCGTGTCCGCACACCTGACCGACAAGACGTACGGCGCGTTCAGCACGGTCGCCCTCGCGCTCGACTTCGCGAACCGCGCGGTCGGCACGATGCTCGGCAGCTACGACTCCTCGTACGCGTACCCGGACACGCAGCACCTCGAGATCAACGGCACCGAGGGCCGCCTCGTCATCCACGACACGGTCCGGTCGCTCAGCTTCAGCAAACCCGGCGACCCGGTCGAACGGCGCTGGCACTCGACCTACTTCGACGACGAGTCCCGCAACTTCGCCGGCACCTTCGACCGCCACGTCGACGCCCTCCTGACAGCCCTCCGCGCCGGGGCCGAACCGCCGATCCACGCCCGAGCCGGCCGCCGCGCCCTCCACCTGGCGCACGCCGCAATCAAGTCCCACGAAACCGGACGCCGGGTGGCATGTGTACCGAACGACGGGCAGTACTCCGCAAATCGACCCTCGGCAGGCGGGTGCTGA
- a CDS encoding alcohol dehydrogenase catalytic domain-containing protein produces MTRTALAPKFTGAGNIEFAAHDYTDPGPGQLLLSVQANALCGTDRHQYFDGSSVVPGHEAAGTVLQAGEGTSTPVGTRGAVFLMDYCGECRSCRYGATNQCFAKRADMGFTHDGGYGPYELVHESNFFPITDDVEIGNATMLLDVMGTSSHALGRAALVRQDVESVYIAGAGPIGLGLTVMSKLTYGADVPVYISDLSRWRLDFAESFGAIPLIVDNLQSAGNPDLAFDASGKESARRAALDIISKRGALICVGHGEGLALNASDDLIGPEHAVLGSEYFRYDEMPGNLALLSEHQELISRVISHRFPVSEIAEAFQLFMAGETGKVVVTQEGAS; encoded by the coding sequence ATGACGCGCACCGCTCTCGCCCCGAAGTTCACCGGAGCCGGAAACATCGAGTTCGCGGCTCACGACTACACCGACCCCGGTCCTGGTCAGCTGCTGCTGTCCGTGCAGGCCAACGCTCTCTGCGGCACCGACCGCCACCAGTACTTCGACGGCTCCTCGGTCGTCCCCGGACACGAGGCCGCCGGGACGGTTCTCCAAGCCGGCGAAGGAACCAGCACGCCCGTCGGCACCCGCGGCGCGGTGTTCCTGATGGACTACTGCGGCGAGTGCCGAAGCTGCCGGTACGGCGCCACCAACCAGTGCTTCGCGAAACGCGCCGACATGGGCTTCACCCACGACGGCGGCTACGGCCCGTACGAACTCGTCCACGAGTCCAACTTCTTCCCGATCACCGACGACGTCGAGATCGGCAACGCGACCATGCTGCTCGACGTGATGGGTACCAGCAGTCACGCGCTCGGCCGCGCGGCACTGGTCCGGCAGGACGTCGAGAGCGTCTACATCGCCGGCGCCGGGCCGATCGGGCTCGGGCTGACCGTCATGAGCAAGCTCACGTACGGCGCCGACGTACCGGTCTACATCTCCGACCTGTCCCGCTGGCGGCTGGACTTCGCGGAGTCGTTCGGGGCGATCCCGTTGATTGTCGACAATCTGCAATCTGCCGGGAACCCGGACCTCGCGTTCGATGCCTCCGGCAAGGAGTCCGCGCGGCGTGCGGCGCTCGACATCATCAGCAAACGCGGCGCTCTGATTTGCGTCGGCCACGGCGAGGGCTTGGCCCTGAACGCGTCCGACGACCTGATCGGCCCCGAGCACGCGGTCCTCGGCAGCGAGTACTTCCGGTACGACGAGATGCCGGGCAACCTCGCGCTGCTGTCCGAGCACCAGGAACTGATCTCACGGGTGATCAGCCACCGCTTCCCGGTGTCCGAGATCGCAGAGGCGTTCCAGTTGTTCATGGCCGGCGAGACGGGCAAGGTCGTCGTCACCCAGGAGGGTGCCTCATGA
- a CDS encoding LacI family DNA-binding transcriptional regulator, whose amino-acid sequence MAVSMSDVARHAGVSQRTVSNVVNNYVHVSPMTRARVQASLDALGYRPNTAARRLRTGRTGTVTLAVPSFRERYFADLAEAVVGAARDRGTTVLVETTGGHRDAELELLRGGGDILTDGVIMSAVSLGRDDQRGAHPVVLIGDREPGSTIDHVGIRNREAALAAVTHLLETGRRRILLLGANHGPKRSYQLRRQGYQAALKKHGMPLDPGLLVECDWTTTAAADAITRTFESLRPDGIFAMNDSAALGVLQALHRGGFDVPKDVSVIGFDDIVESSLSTPTLSTVAPLLGDIATGALDLLAEQLDEEHVPEHRMAGYELRIRESSTR is encoded by the coding sequence GTGGCGGTCAGCATGTCCGACGTGGCGCGGCACGCGGGCGTCTCGCAGCGCACGGTCTCGAACGTGGTGAACAACTACGTCCACGTCTCCCCCATGACCCGCGCCCGCGTCCAGGCCAGCCTCGACGCGCTCGGCTACCGCCCGAACACCGCCGCCCGCCGGCTCCGCACCGGCCGCACCGGCACCGTGACGCTGGCCGTCCCAAGCTTCCGCGAGCGGTACTTCGCCGACCTCGCCGAGGCGGTCGTCGGCGCCGCCCGGGACCGCGGTACGACGGTCCTCGTGGAGACCACCGGCGGTCACCGGGACGCCGAGCTCGAGCTGCTCCGCGGCGGCGGCGACATCCTGACCGACGGCGTGATCATGAGCGCGGTGTCGCTCGGCCGCGACGACCAGCGCGGCGCGCATCCGGTGGTACTGATCGGCGACCGCGAGCCGGGCAGCACGATCGACCACGTCGGCATCAGGAACCGCGAGGCAGCGCTGGCCGCGGTCACCCACCTGCTGGAGACAGGCCGACGGCGGATCCTGCTGCTCGGCGCGAACCACGGGCCGAAAAGGTCGTACCAGCTCCGCCGCCAGGGGTACCAGGCCGCACTCAAGAAGCACGGCATGCCGCTCGATCCCGGGCTGCTCGTCGAGTGCGACTGGACCACCACCGCCGCGGCCGATGCGATCACCCGCACCTTCGAGAGTCTGAGACCCGACGGGATCTTCGCGATGAACGACTCGGCCGCGCTCGGCGTACTGCAGGCGCTGCATCGCGGCGGGTTCGACGTACCGAAGGATGTCTCGGTGATCGGGTTCGACGACATCGTCGAGTCGAGCCTGTCGACGCCGACTTTGAGTACGGTCGCGCCACTGCTCGGCGACATCGCGACCGGTGCGCTCGACCTGCTCGCGGAGCAACTCGACGAGGAACACGTCCCCGAGCATCGGATGGCCGGGTACGAACTCCGGATCCGGGAGAGCTCCACCCGCTGA
- a CDS encoding acyl-CoA dehydrogenase family protein, with protein sequence MSVQERARGRRDAIGVGVALLNRLARWRAIDRLGLRKPAERAVFEATKTGFRTAGALSRRFTAASRLASPSRLPAARGTGRFDLTPTEDQQLMVEVVREFAADVLRPAAAAADTACTTDAKILDSSAELGLSLIEVPEELGGIVTERSTMTGVLVAEALAHGDLGQAVACLAPSAVSTAISLWGDETQQATYLPSFTGSSVPAAALALLEPRALFDPFELGTRYTGGLLNGVKSLVPRAAEAELFVIGAQTDAGPRLFVVEPDHPGVTIEAEPSMGLRAASLSRVILTDVPAVPLGTADDYRECVRLSRLGWCALALGTARAVLDYVTPYVNSREAFGEPISHRQSVAFMVANIGIELEGMKLVTYRAGSRATQGLPFGREVALARQLCAEKGMQIGTDGVQLLGGHGYVKEHPVERWYRDLRAIGIMEGAVLV encoded by the coding sequence ATGAGCGTTCAAGAGCGGGCACGCGGGCGGCGGGACGCGATCGGCGTCGGGGTCGCGCTGCTGAACCGGCTGGCGAGGTGGCGGGCGATCGACCGGCTCGGGCTGCGGAAGCCGGCCGAGCGGGCCGTGTTCGAGGCCACCAAGACCGGATTCCGGACGGCCGGCGCACTGTCCCGCCGGTTCACCGCGGCGTCCAGGCTGGCGTCCCCGTCACGGCTGCCCGCGGCCCGGGGGACCGGGCGGTTCGACCTGACGCCGACCGAGGACCAGCAGCTGATGGTCGAGGTCGTCCGCGAGTTCGCCGCCGACGTACTGCGGCCCGCTGCTGCCGCCGCTGACACCGCGTGTACGACGGACGCGAAGATCCTGGACTCGTCGGCCGAGCTAGGGCTGAGCCTGATCGAGGTACCGGAGGAGCTCGGCGGGATCGTCACCGAGCGCTCGACGATGACCGGCGTACTCGTGGCCGAGGCACTCGCGCACGGCGACCTGGGCCAGGCGGTCGCGTGCCTGGCGCCGTCCGCGGTCAGTACGGCGATCTCGCTGTGGGGCGACGAGACCCAGCAGGCGACGTATCTGCCGTCCTTCACCGGATCCTCGGTCCCGGCGGCCGCGCTGGCGCTGCTCGAGCCGCGGGCGTTGTTCGATCCGTTCGAGCTGGGGACCCGGTACACCGGCGGGCTGCTGAACGGAGTGAAGTCGCTGGTACCGCGGGCCGCGGAGGCGGAGCTGTTCGTGATCGGCGCGCAGACCGATGCCGGGCCGCGGCTGTTCGTGGTCGAGCCGGATCACCCGGGCGTGACGATCGAGGCTGAGCCGTCGATGGGGCTCCGTGCGGCGTCGCTGAGCCGGGTGATTCTGACCGACGTACCGGCGGTGCCGCTGGGGACGGCGGACGACTACCGGGAGTGCGTGCGGTTGTCGCGGCTCGGGTGGTGCGCGCTGGCCTTGGGTACGGCGCGGGCCGTGCTCGACTACGTGACGCCGTACGTGAACTCTCGTGAGGCTTTCGGTGAGCCGATCAGCCATCGGCAGTCGGTGGCGTTCATGGTGGCGAACATCGGGATCGAGCTCGAGGGCATGAAGCTGGTCACGTACCGGGCCGGGTCGCGCGCGACCCAAGGGCTTCCGTTCGGCCGCGAGGTGGCGCTGGCGCGGCAGTTGTGTGCCGAGAAGGGCATGCAGATCGGCACGGACGGCGTACAGCTGCTCGGCGGGCACGGGTACGTCAAGGAGCATCCGGTCGAACGCTGGTACCGCGACCTGCGGGCCATCGGCATCATGGAAGGCGCGGTACTCGTCTGA